One Streptomyces sp. P9-A2 DNA window includes the following coding sequences:
- the efeB gene encoding iron uptake transporter deferrochelatase/peroxidase subunit: MADQSIPEARIPAAPDPREGAAPPVAREGFSRRRLLGTAGATGLVLGAAGGAVGYAASPTEATPLASVGEGRAMFHGKHQPGITEGFPARGHLIAFDLAPGAGRREAAALLRRWSDTAGRLMAGEPSADGDTGVAQDAGPSSLTLTFGFGHSFFARTGLEKRRPVALDPLPDFSSDHLDKTRSNGDLWVQIGAHDALVAFHALRAVQKDAGSAARVRWQMNGFNRSPGATTRPMTARNLMGQIDGTRNPKPSDSDFDQRIFVPANGDPTWMANGSYVVVRRIRMLLDDWEKLAVKEQEAVIGRRKSDGAPLSGGTETSAMDLEKTDSAGNLVVPFNAHARITRPDQNGGAAMLRRPLSYHDGMDADGVPDAGLLFICWQADPLRGFVPVQRKLDRGDALTPFLRHESSGLYAVPGGATESEYVGQRLLEG, encoded by the coding sequence ATGGCTGACCAGTCCATTCCGGAGGCCCGCATCCCTGCTGCCCCGGACCCACGGGAAGGCGCCGCCCCACCCGTCGCCCGGGAGGGCTTCTCCCGGCGCCGCCTGCTCGGCACCGCCGGGGCCACCGGGCTGGTGCTCGGTGCTGCGGGCGGCGCCGTGGGCTACGCCGCCTCACCCACGGAAGCCACCCCGCTGGCTTCCGTGGGTGAGGGCCGGGCAATGTTTCACGGGAAACATCAGCCCGGTATTACCGAGGGGTTCCCGGCCCGTGGACATCTCATCGCGTTCGACCTCGCGCCGGGCGCCGGGCGCCGGGAAGCGGCCGCCCTGCTGCGCCGCTGGTCGGACACGGCTGGGCGGCTCATGGCGGGCGAGCCGAGCGCCGACGGCGACACCGGTGTGGCACAGGACGCCGGACCCTCCTCCCTGACCCTCACCTTCGGCTTCGGCCACAGCTTCTTCGCCCGCACCGGACTGGAGAAGCGGCGTCCGGTGGCTCTGGACCCCCTGCCCGACTTCTCCTCGGACCACCTCGACAAAACCCGCAGCAATGGCGACCTGTGGGTGCAGATCGGTGCCCATGACGCCCTGGTCGCCTTCCACGCGCTGCGCGCCGTACAGAAGGACGCCGGTTCGGCGGCCAGGGTGCGCTGGCAGATGAACGGGTTCAACCGCTCGCCCGGCGCCACCACCCGCCCGATGACCGCCCGCAACCTGATGGGCCAGATCGACGGCACCCGCAACCCCAAGCCGTCCGACTCCGACTTCGACCAGCGGATCTTCGTGCCGGCGAACGGCGACCCCACCTGGATGGCGAACGGTTCCTACGTGGTCGTACGCCGTATCCGCATGCTGCTCGACGACTGGGAGAAGCTCGCGGTCAAGGAGCAGGAGGCGGTCATCGGACGCCGCAAGTCCGACGGGGCTCCGCTGTCCGGAGGCACGGAGACCTCTGCGATGGACCTGGAGAAGACCGACTCCGCGGGCAATCTGGTGGTTCCCTTCAACGCCCACGCCCGGATCACCCGCCCCGACCAGAACGGCGGCGCGGCGATGCTCCGACGCCCCCTCTCCTACCACGACGGCATGGACGCGGACGGCGTGCCCGACGCGGGTCTGCTGTTCATCTGCTGGCAGGCCGACCCGCTGCGCGGCTTCGTGCCGGTGCAGCGCAAGCTCGACCGGGGCGACGCGCTGACTCCGTTTCTCCGGCACGAGTCGAGCGGACTGTACGCGGTGCCGGGCGGCGCGACGGAGAGCGAGTATGTGGGGCAGCGGTTGCTGGAGGGATGA
- a CDS encoding copper resistance CopC/CopD family protein, which produces MTQTIAPRVRILVLLFLAVTGALLAGAAPASAHAALTGSDPRQGTVVDKAPTQVSLTFSEPVAVSDDALRVLDPKGERVDKGDPANASGTTYTVQLLGGLPDGTYTVTYQVVSADSHPVAGAFTFSVGAPSETSVEASAQASDDGLVGSLYGTGRYLSYAGFVVMVGGAAFVLACWPRGSGVRAVQRLVVSGWLTLTAATLALLLLRGSYTSSGKVGDIFDLTLLSEVLQTKTGAALVSRLLLLAAAALFIAVLFGAAQDQRDDEEKRDLSLGLAIGGTVVAAGLAASWAMSEHASQGLQPGLAMPVDIVHLLAVAAWLGGLAALLVALYRAPADTAVDTAAVQRFSRLAFGSVVALVVTGIYQSWRQLGSWSAFTDTRYGQLLLAKIGLVVIMVGIAYASRRWTARLAEPGRAVALREEQKETVAAVSAAEGGTGQEGAGATGTGKTKAGKTKADTKKTGTKKAAAASTASADIDIDADADADAEREKPAADTGSAQVRSEESGAGAKAGGDSARAAQLARQRAAVSAARQKRLRDADPNRFGLRRSVLTEAGIAVVLLAITTVLTQTEPGRTEQEAERAASSSSAPSSPSSAQGTGAVTLNMPFDTGGKDGKGVVTVDLDPARVGGNDMHVYVERTDGKAFDVPELKVALTLSAKDIGPLPVAPDRVATGHLSASGVQIPVAGDWTVEVTVRTSDIDQVTVFKNAQIG; this is translated from the coding sequence GTGACCCAGACCATCGCCCCCCGCGTCCGGATCCTGGTGCTGCTGTTCCTGGCCGTCACCGGCGCGCTCCTCGCCGGGGCCGCTCCCGCCTCCGCGCACGCCGCGCTGACCGGCAGCGATCCCCGGCAGGGGACGGTGGTCGACAAAGCGCCCACCCAGGTCTCGCTCACCTTCTCCGAACCGGTCGCGGTGAGCGACGACGCCCTGCGCGTCCTCGACCCCAAGGGCGAACGGGTCGACAAGGGCGACCCGGCCAACGCGAGCGGCACCACGTACACCGTGCAGCTGCTCGGCGGGCTGCCCGACGGCACCTACACCGTCACCTACCAGGTGGTGTCCGCGGACAGCCATCCCGTCGCCGGCGCCTTCACCTTCTCCGTCGGGGCCCCCTCGGAGACCTCCGTCGAAGCCTCCGCCCAGGCCTCCGACGACGGACTGGTCGGCTCGCTGTACGGCACCGGACGGTACCTGTCGTACGCCGGGTTCGTGGTCATGGTCGGCGGGGCCGCCTTCGTGCTCGCCTGCTGGCCGCGCGGCTCCGGCGTACGGGCGGTGCAGCGGCTGGTCGTCTCCGGATGGCTCACGCTCACCGCGGCCACCCTCGCCCTGCTGCTCCTGCGCGGTTCCTACACGAGCTCCGGGAAGGTCGGCGACATCTTCGACCTGACGCTGCTCAGCGAGGTGCTGCAGACCAAGACCGGCGCGGCGCTCGTGTCACGGCTGCTGCTGCTCGCCGCGGCGGCGCTGTTCATCGCGGTGCTCTTCGGCGCCGCCCAGGACCAGCGGGACGACGAGGAGAAGCGGGACCTGTCCCTCGGACTCGCCATCGGGGGGACGGTCGTGGCGGCCGGGCTCGCCGCGAGCTGGGCCATGTCCGAACACGCCTCCCAGGGGCTCCAGCCGGGTCTCGCGATGCCGGTCGACATCGTCCACCTGCTGGCCGTCGCCGCCTGGCTGGGCGGGCTCGCCGCCCTGCTCGTCGCGCTCTACCGCGCACCCGCCGACACCGCGGTCGACACGGCCGCCGTCCAGCGGTTCTCGCGGCTCGCGTTCGGCAGCGTGGTCGCGCTGGTCGTCACCGGGATCTACCAGAGCTGGCGGCAGCTCGGTTCCTGGTCGGCGTTCACCGACACCCGGTACGGGCAGTTGCTGCTCGCCAAGATCGGGCTCGTGGTGATCATGGTCGGGATCGCGTACGCCTCCCGGAGGTGGACGGCCCGACTGGCGGAACCCGGTAGGGCGGTGGCGCTCCGGGAGGAGCAGAAGGAAACCGTGGCGGCGGTGTCGGCCGCTGAGGGCGGGACAGGCCAGGAAGGTGCCGGGGCCACCGGTACCGGGAAGACCAAGGCCGGAAAGACCAAGGCGGATACGAAGAAGACCGGTACGAAGAAGGCTGCAGCCGCTTCCACGGCCTCGGCCGACATCGACATCGACGCCGACGCCGACGCCGACGCCGAACGGGAGAAGCCCGCGGCCGACACGGGGTCCGCCCAGGTCCGGTCGGAGGAGTCGGGGGCCGGGGCGAAGGCCGGCGGGGACTCCGCGCGGGCCGCGCAGCTGGCCCGGCAGCGGGCCGCCGTGTCGGCCGCCCGGCAGAAGCGACTGCGGGACGCCGACCCGAACCGCTTCGGGCTGCGTCGCTCCGTGCTCACCGAGGCCGGTATCGCCGTCGTCCTGCTCGCGATCACCACCGTGCTGACACAGACCGAGCCGGGGCGTACGGAGCAGGAGGCCGAGAGGGCCGCCTCGTCGTCCTCGGCCCCGTCGTCGCCCTCGTCCGCCCAGGGGACCGGTGCGGTGACCCTGAACATGCCCTTCGACACCGGCGGCAAGGACGGCAAGGGCGTCGTCACCGTCGATCTGGACCCCGCGCGCGTGGGCGGCAACGACATGCACGTCTATGTGGAGCGGACCGACGGCAAGGCCTTCGACGTTCCCGAGCTCAAGGTCGCCCTCACTCTCTCCGCGAAGGACATCGGACCGCTGCCCGTCGCCCCCGACCGCGTCGCCACCGGGCACTTGTCGGCGAGCGGAGTGCAGATCCCCGTGGCGGGTGACTGGACCGTCGAGGTGACCGTGCGGACCTCCGACATCGACCAGGTGACCGTCTTCAAGAACGCACAGATCGGCTGA
- the pheA gene encoding prephenate dehydratase has product MPASYAYLGPEGTFTEVALRTLPEAATRELIPYVSVQSALDAVRAGEAEAAFVPIENSVEGGITTTLDELVAGAPLTIYREVLLSITFALLVRPGTRLSEVKTVTAHPAAQPQVRNWLKKHLPDVVWESAASNADGARLVQEGRYDAAFAGEFAAARYGLEALETGIHDAENAQTRFVLVGRPARPAAPTGADKTSIVVWQRDDHPGGLRDLLGEFATRGVNLMLLQSRPTGAGIGNYCFCIDAEGHISDRRVAETLMGLKRVCLQVRFLGSYPRADAEPSAVREPLPGTSDDEFASAADWVARCQDGRF; this is encoded by the coding sequence ATGCCAGCGAGCTATGCGTATCTCGGCCCCGAGGGCACCTTCACCGAAGTCGCCCTGCGCACTCTCCCGGAGGCGGCCACCCGGGAGCTGATCCCGTACGTGTCCGTACAGTCCGCGCTCGACGCGGTACGTGCCGGGGAGGCCGAGGCCGCTTTCGTCCCCATCGAGAACTCCGTCGAGGGTGGCATCACCACCACTCTCGACGAACTGGTCGCGGGCGCCCCGCTGACGATCTACCGCGAGGTGCTGCTGTCGATCACCTTCGCGCTGCTCGTCCGCCCCGGCACCAGGCTGTCGGAGGTCAAGACCGTCACCGCCCACCCCGCCGCCCAACCGCAGGTCCGCAACTGGTTGAAGAAGCACCTCCCGGACGTCGTCTGGGAATCGGCCGCCTCCAACGCGGACGGGGCCCGACTGGTGCAAGAGGGCCGGTACGACGCGGCCTTCGCCGGTGAGTTCGCGGCGGCCCGGTACGGGTTGGAGGCCCTGGAGACCGGGATCCACGACGCGGAGAACGCCCAGACCCGCTTCGTCCTGGTCGGACGGCCCGCACGCCCCGCCGCGCCCACCGGTGCGGACAAGACGTCCATCGTGGTGTGGCAGCGTGACGACCACCCTGGTGGTCTGCGCGATCTGCTGGGCGAGTTCGCCACGCGTGGCGTCAACCTGATGCTGCTCCAGTCCCGGCCCACCGGAGCCGGTATCGGCAATTACTGCTTCTGCATCGACGCCGAGGGCCACATCTCGGACCGCAGGGTGGCCGAGACGCTGATGGGCCTCAAGCGGGTCTGCCTTCAGGTGCGCTTCCTCGGTTCGTACCCGCGGGCGGATGCGGAGCCGTCCGCGGTACGGGAGCCGCTGCCCGGGACCTCGGACGACGAATTCGCGTCCGCGGCGGACTGGGTGGCGCGCTGCCAGGACGGCCGGTTCTGA
- the serS gene encoding serine--tRNA ligase translates to MIDLRLLREDPDRVRASQRARGEDVALVDSLLSADERRRSSGVRFDELRAEQKALGKLIPKATGDEKAELLKKAGTLAADVKSADAERDAAAVETQELLGRLSNLVHPDVPVGGEEDFVTLETHGTARDFGAEGFEPKDHLELGQILGAIDVERGAKVSGSRFYFLTGVGALLELALVNASIAQATAAGFTPMLTPALVRPQSMAGTGFLGQAAQDVYHLEKDDLYLVGTSEVALASYHMDEIIDADRLPLRYAGFSPCFRREAGSHGKDTRGIFRVHQFDKVEMFSYVTPEKSQEEHRRLLEWEKQWLTSLELPFRVIDVASGDLGSSAARKYDCEAWIPTQGKYRELTSTSDCTEYQSRRLQIRVRDGKQVRPLATLNGTLCAVPRTIVAILENHQQADGSVRIPEVLRPYLGGREFLEPVAK, encoded by the coding sequence GTGATTGACCTTCGCCTGCTCCGTGAGGACCCCGACCGTGTGCGCGCTTCGCAGCGTGCCCGTGGAGAGGATGTCGCGCTCGTCGACTCCCTCCTGTCCGCCGACGAACGGCGCAGGTCGTCCGGCGTCCGCTTCGACGAGCTGCGCGCCGAGCAGAAAGCGCTCGGCAAGCTCATCCCCAAGGCGACCGGCGACGAGAAGGCCGAGCTGCTGAAGAAAGCCGGCACCCTCGCGGCCGACGTCAAGTCGGCCGACGCGGAGCGGGACGCGGCAGCGGTCGAGACGCAGGAACTTCTGGGCAGGCTGAGCAACCTCGTCCACCCCGACGTCCCCGTCGGCGGTGAGGAGGACTTCGTCACGCTCGAGACGCACGGCACCGCCCGCGACTTCGGGGCCGAGGGCTTCGAGCCCAAGGACCACCTGGAGCTCGGCCAGATCCTCGGCGCCATCGACGTCGAGCGCGGCGCCAAGGTCTCCGGGTCGCGCTTCTACTTCCTGACCGGCGTCGGCGCCCTGCTCGAGCTGGCTCTGGTGAACGCCTCGATCGCCCAGGCCACCGCGGCAGGCTTCACCCCCATGCTGACCCCGGCCCTGGTCCGGCCCCAGTCCATGGCGGGCACCGGCTTCCTCGGGCAGGCGGCCCAGGACGTCTACCACCTCGAGAAGGACGACCTCTACCTGGTCGGCACGTCCGAGGTCGCGCTCGCCTCGTACCACATGGACGAGATCATCGACGCCGACCGGCTGCCGCTCCGCTACGCGGGCTTCTCGCCCTGCTTCCGGCGCGAGGCCGGCTCGCACGGCAAGGACACCCGAGGCATCTTCCGCGTACACCAGTTCGACAAGGTCGAGATGTTCTCCTACGTCACTCCGGAGAAGTCGCAGGAGGAGCACCGGCGGCTGCTGGAATGGGAGAAGCAGTGGCTGACGTCGCTGGAACTGCCGTTCCGGGTGATCGACGTCGCCTCGGGCGACCTGGGTTCCTCCGCCGCACGGAAGTACGACTGCGAGGCGTGGATTCCGACCCAGGGCAAGTACCGCGAGCTGACCTCGACCTCGGACTGCACCGAGTACCAGTCCCGCCGGCTCCAGATCCGCGTCAGGGACGGCAAGCAGGTGCGCCCGCTCGCCACGCTCAACGGCACCCTGTGCGCCGTACCGCGCACGATCGTGGCCATCCTGGAGAACCACCAGCAGGCCGACGGCTCGGTGCGGATCCCCGAGGTACTGCGTCCGTATCTGGGCGGCCGGGAGTTCCTGGAACCGGTTGCCAAGTGA
- a CDS encoding ATP-binding protein — protein sequence MSIWWSLHLRRDAASVPLARRLLLGAMETAGVDPDISYDLSVALTEACANAVEHGGGTAWGGFSEAYRVTAYLEGEKCRIEVADVGPGFPAVAGGRVHPPARPAPHDAEHGRGLCLIQELADHVHIGNKPDRGGAVVSFDKILKWRKGAPLMAV from the coding sequence ATGAGCATCTGGTGGTCACTCCATCTGCGCCGTGATGCTGCGAGCGTGCCGCTCGCGCGTCGCCTTCTGCTCGGCGCGATGGAGACCGCGGGCGTCGACCCCGACATCTCCTACGACCTTTCCGTCGCCCTTACCGAAGCCTGTGCGAACGCCGTCGAGCACGGCGGGGGCACCGCCTGGGGCGGGTTCTCGGAGGCGTACCGGGTGACCGCCTATCTCGAGGGCGAGAAGTGCCGTATCGAGGTCGCCGACGTGGGCCCCGGCTTTCCCGCCGTGGCCGGTGGCCGCGTACACCCGCCGGCCCGCCCCGCGCCGCACGACGCGGAACACGGCCGCGGCCTCTGCCTCATCCAGGAGCTCGCCGATCACGTCCACATCGGCAACAAGCCCGATCGGGGCGGCGCCGTGGTGAGCTTCGACAAGATCCTCAAATGGCGGAAGGGAGCGCCGCTGATGGCGGTGTGA
- a CDS encoding copper chaperone PCu(A)C has protein sequence MRRLARRQFPGRPHAFAAVAVAGVLTLAGCGGSDSDGSGSSSGGKTDLSVGSAYMPQPVSDMAAGFFVISNKGGAADRLTSVSSDAADRVTVHETVDGTMQEVDALDIPARGSLVLESGGNHLMFEQLTRQPKQGQKVSVELRFAHSDPVTVEIPVKPATYTPKHGH, from the coding sequence GTGAGACGGCTCGCGAGGAGGCAGTTCCCCGGGAGGCCGCACGCCTTCGCGGCGGTGGCCGTCGCCGGGGTACTGACCCTCGCCGGCTGCGGCGGTTCGGACTCGGACGGTTCGGGCTCGAGCTCGGGCGGCAAGACAGACCTGTCCGTCGGCTCCGCCTACATGCCGCAGCCGGTCTCGGACATGGCGGCCGGCTTTTTCGTCATCAGCAACAAGGGCGGCGCGGCCGACCGGCTGACCTCGGTCAGCAGTGACGCCGCCGACCGCGTCACCGTGCACGAGACCGTCGACGGGACCATGCAGGAGGTCGACGCGCTCGACATCCCGGCCCGGGGCAGCCTCGTGCTCGAGAGCGGCGGCAATCATCTGATGTTCGAACAGCTGACACGGCAACCGAAGCAGGGGCAGAAGGTCTCCGTCGAACTGCGCTTCGCCCACTCCGACCCCGTCACGGTCGAGATTCCGGTGAAGCCTGCCACCTACACCCCGAAGCACGGACACTGA
- a CDS encoding SCO family protein, with amino-acid sequence MRKKTLAAAALLAAAALTLSACGSGDGDSGEPIAIVSEEAGAEKAATALDKPFEKPDLVLTDTQGKKYDFRAETAGRPTLIYFGYTHCPDVCPLTMNNLAVAKKQLPQDQQDELRIVFVTTDPERDTSAALGKWLKGIDSQVVGLTGDFDTVQAGARTLGISINAPRKDDKGQVVSDHGTQVIAFSPKTDGGYLLYGEDATVEDYTADLPKIIKGEKP; translated from the coding sequence ATGCGCAAGAAGACCCTCGCGGCGGCGGCCCTGCTCGCCGCCGCCGCCCTGACCCTTTCCGCCTGCGGCAGTGGCGACGGCGACAGCGGCGAGCCCATCGCCATCGTTTCCGAGGAGGCGGGCGCGGAGAAGGCCGCCACGGCCCTCGACAAGCCGTTCGAGAAGCCGGACCTCGTCCTCACCGACACGCAGGGCAAGAAGTACGACTTCCGCGCGGAGACCGCCGGCAGGCCCACGCTGATCTACTTCGGCTACACGCACTGTCCCGACGTCTGCCCGCTGACCATGAACAACCTCGCGGTGGCCAAGAAGCAGTTGCCCCAGGACCAGCAGGACGAGCTGCGGATCGTGTTCGTCACCACCGACCCCGAACGGGACACTTCCGCCGCGCTCGGCAAGTGGCTCAAGGGCATCGACTCCCAGGTCGTCGGCCTGACCGGCGACTTCGACACGGTCCAGGCAGGCGCCCGCACCCTCGGCATCTCGATCAACGCGCCGCGCAAGGACGACAAGGGCCAGGTCGTCTCCGACCACGGCACCCAGGTCATCGCCTTCTCCCCGAAGACCGACGGCGGCTACCTCCTCTACGGCGAGGACGCCACCGTCGAGGACTACACCGCGGACCTCCCCAAGATCATCAAGGGTGAGAAGCCGTGA
- a CDS encoding HAD family hydrolase, whose translation MSTPFPYRLVATDLDGTLLRDDHSVSRRTRDALAAATAAGAAHIVVTGRAVPWTRPILDDLGYQGLAVCGQGAQVYDSGAHRLLTSVTLDRQLAAVALAKIEAETGPLHLAASRDGLDGEVLVGPGYEVTGRLPATPLKDASDLWSAPLNKLYIQHPALTDDELTEVATRTAGGFVTVVMAGEGVVELLPLGLSKATGLSLAARRLGTKAAETIAFGDMPNDIPMFAWAAHSVAMANAHQELRSVADEVTSSNEEDGIAVVLERLLG comes from the coding sequence GTGAGCACGCCGTTCCCGTACCGACTCGTCGCCACCGACCTCGACGGCACGCTGCTGCGTGACGACCACTCGGTCTCCCGCCGCACCCGGGACGCGCTCGCCGCGGCCACCGCGGCGGGCGCCGCCCACATCGTCGTCACCGGCCGCGCGGTCCCCTGGACCCGGCCCATCCTCGACGACCTCGGCTACCAGGGCCTCGCCGTCTGCGGCCAGGGCGCCCAGGTGTACGACTCCGGGGCACACCGGCTGCTCACATCGGTGACGCTGGACCGGCAGCTTGCCGCGGTGGCGCTGGCCAAGATCGAGGCGGAGACCGGCCCGCTGCACCTGGCCGCGAGCCGCGACGGTCTGGACGGTGAAGTGCTGGTCGGCCCCGGCTACGAGGTGACGGGCAGACTGCCCGCGACGCCGCTCAAGGACGCGTCGGACCTGTGGTCGGCCCCCCTGAACAAGCTGTATATACAGCACCCGGCCCTCACCGACGACGAACTCACCGAGGTGGCCACCCGCACCGCGGGCGGTTTCGTCACCGTCGTCATGGCGGGCGAGGGCGTCGTCGAACTGCTTCCCCTCGGCCTGTCCAAGGCCACCGGGCTGTCCCTGGCCGCTCGCCGGCTCGGGACGAAGGCCGCGGAGACGATCGCCTTCGGCGACATGCCCAACGACATCCCGATGTTCGCCTGGGCCGCGCACAGCGTCGCCATGGCCAATGCCCACCAGGAACTGCGGTCGGTGGCCGACGAGGTGACGTCCTCCAACGAGGAGGACGGGATCGCCGTGGTGCTGGAGCGGTTGCTGGGCTGA
- a CDS encoding ABC transporter permease: MYDPTVARLTYRALLGRRRALILGALPLLLIAISVAVRVLAGADDQTAADILGGLALATMVPIIGVIAGTGAMGPEIDDGSVVYLLSKPIKRPTIIYTKLIVAIAVTMVFSAVPTLIAGFILNGNGQQIAVAYTVAALVASIAYAALFLLLGTVSRHAVVFGLVYALVWEALFGSLVPGARTLSVQQWSLAVAQKVSGGDLITSDVGLTTATVLLVVVTVLATWYAGQKLRTLTLAGEE, translated from the coding sequence ATGTACGACCCCACAGTCGCCCGACTCACCTACCGGGCCCTGCTCGGCCGTCGCCGAGCCCTCATCCTGGGGGCCCTGCCCCTGCTGCTGATCGCGATCTCCGTGGCGGTGCGCGTCCTCGCCGGTGCCGACGACCAGACCGCGGCCGACATCCTCGGCGGGCTGGCGCTCGCCACCATGGTGCCGATCATCGGCGTCATCGCGGGAACCGGTGCGATGGGCCCGGAGATCGACGACGGCTCGGTGGTGTACCTGTTGTCCAAGCCGATCAAACGGCCCACGATCATCTACACCAAGCTGATCGTGGCGATCGCCGTGACGATGGTCTTCTCTGCGGTGCCCACCCTGATCGCCGGCTTCATCCTCAACGGCAACGGCCAGCAGATCGCTGTCGCCTACACGGTGGCCGCGCTGGTCGCCTCCATCGCGTACGCGGCGCTCTTCCTGCTGCTCGGCACGGTCTCCCGGCACGCGGTGGTGTTCGGGCTGGTCTACGCGCTGGTCTGGGAGGCCCTGTTCGGCTCCCTGGTGCCCGGCGCGCGCACGCTGAGCGTCCAGCAGTGGTCGCTGGCGGTGGCCCAGAAGGTCTCCGGCGGCGACCTGATCACCTCGGACGTCGGTCTCACGACCGCGACGGTCCTGCTGGTCGTCGTCACGGTCCTGGCCACCTGGTACGCCGGGCAGAAGCTGCGCACGCTGACGCTCGCCGGGGAGGAGTGA
- a CDS encoding ABC transporter ATP-binding protein encodes MTTLSIDHVSRWFGNVVAVNDITMTIGPGVTGLLGPNGAGKSTLINMMGGFLAPSTGTVTLDGQTVWRNEKIYRQIGIVPEREGMYDFLTGREFVVANAELHGLGAKAAQQALATVEMEYAQDRKIATYSKGMRQRVKMASALVHEPSLLLLDEPFNGMDPRQRMQLMDLLRRMGDEGRTVLFSSHILEEVEQLAWHIEVVVAGRHAASGDFRKIRRLMTDRPHRYLVRSSDDRVLAAALIADPSTSGIEVDHSEGVLRIQAVDFARFTSLLPRVAKEHGIRLLTVSPSDESLESVFSYLVAA; translated from the coding sequence GTGACCACGCTCTCCATCGACCACGTCTCCCGCTGGTTCGGCAACGTGGTCGCCGTCAACGACATCACCATGACCATCGGCCCCGGCGTCACCGGCCTCCTCGGCCCCAACGGTGCCGGGAAGTCCACCCTCATCAACATGATGGGCGGCTTCCTCGCCCCCTCCACCGGCACCGTCACCCTCGACGGCCAGACCGTGTGGCGCAACGAAAAGATCTACCGGCAGATCGGCATCGTCCCCGAACGCGAGGGGATGTACGACTTCCTCACCGGCCGCGAGTTCGTCGTCGCCAACGCCGAACTGCACGGACTGGGTGCCAAGGCTGCCCAGCAGGCCCTGGCGACGGTCGAGATGGAGTACGCACAGGACCGCAAGATCGCCACGTACTCCAAGGGCATGCGACAGCGCGTGAAGATGGCCTCCGCGCTGGTCCACGAGCCGTCCCTGCTCCTGCTGGACGAACCGTTCAACGGCATGGACCCGCGCCAGCGCATGCAGCTGATGGACCTGCTGCGGCGCATGGGAGACGAGGGCCGCACCGTACTGTTCTCGTCCCACATCCTCGAAGAGGTCGAGCAGCTCGCCTGGCACATCGAGGTCGTCGTCGCCGGCCGGCACGCGGCCAGCGGTGACTTCCGCAAGATCCGCCGCCTGATGACGGACCGCCCGCACCGCTACCTGGTGCGCTCCAGCGACGACCGCGTCCTCGCGGCCGCGTTGATCGCCGACCCGTCCACGTCCGGCATCGAGGTCGATCACAGCGAGGGTGTCCTGCGCATCCAGGCCGTCGACTTCGCCCGCTTCACGTCCCTGCTGCCCAGGGTCGCGAAGGAACACGGCATCCGCCTGCTCACGGTCTCGCCGTCCGACGAGTCCCTCGAGTCCGTCTTCTCGTATCTCGTCGCGGCGTAG
- a CDS encoding YcnI family copper-binding membrane protein gives MKASRIAAVGAVAGIAVLALSAPAFAHVSVQPEGEAAKGGYAVVNFKVPNERDDASTTKLEVTFPTDHPLASVMPQPIAGWDAKVTKSKLDKPLEMHGKKIDEAVTKVTWTADGKGIEPGFFQKFPVSVGTLPEDADELVFKALQTYSNKEVVRWIEVPEEGQEEPDFPAPVLALAEASGDGHSHGASDGKSEDAKSDENTENASAETTATAASGDSGGTDTTARVLGIVGIVVGAAGVAYGVLAGRRRADA, from the coding sequence ATGAAGGCTTCCCGTATCGCCGCCGTCGGCGCTGTCGCCGGTATCGCCGTCCTCGCCCTGTCCGCCCCCGCCTTCGCGCACGTCAGCGTGCAGCCCGAGGGCGAGGCGGCCAAGGGCGGTTACGCGGTCGTGAACTTCAAGGTCCCCAACGAGCGCGACGACGCGTCGACGACCAAGCTCGAGGTGACGTTCCCGACCGATCACCCGCTGGCCTCCGTGATGCCGCAGCCGATCGCCGGCTGGGACGCCAAGGTCACCAAGTCCAAGCTGGACAAGCCACTGGAGATGCACGGCAAGAAGATCGACGAGGCCGTCACCAAGGTCACCTGGACCGCCGACGGCAAGGGCATCGAGCCCGGCTTCTTCCAGAAGTTCCCGGTGTCCGTCGGCACCCTGCCCGAGGACGCCGACGAACTGGTCTTCAAGGCGCTGCAGACATACTCCAACAAGGAGGTCGTCCGCTGGATCGAGGTGCCGGAGGAGGGCCAGGAGGAGCCCGACTTCCCGGCCCCCGTGCTCGCCCTGGCCGAGGCCTCCGGCGACGGTCACTCGCATGGTGCGTCGGACGGCAAGAGCGAGGACGCCAAGTCCGACGAGAACACCGAGAACGCCTCCGCGGAGACCACCGCGACGGCCGCCTCCGGTGACTCGGGCGGTACGGACACCACCGCCCGGGTCCTGGGCATCGTCGGCATCGTGGTCGGTGCCGCGGGTGTCGCCTACGGCGTACTCGCCGGGCGTCGGCGCGCCGACGCCTGA